The nucleotide window TATCGGGACCGACTTTCAATAAGCCAAGGGAATCAACTCGGGCGATACTTCCGCCACCTGCACCGATCTCAATCATCTCAATCACTGGCACTTTGAGCGGCAGCCCACTTCCTTTCTTGAAGCGGTAGACTCGCGCCGCTTCAAAGTCTGTCGTTAACAGCGGCTTGCCATGATCGATCAAGCAGATCTTGGCTGTAGTCCCACCCATGTCAAAAGAAATCACTCGTTGCAGTTGTCGATGAGTGCTGTAGAAAACCGCAGCCAGGGCACCAGCTGCCGGGCCAGACTCGATCAGACGAATGGGGTACTCACCGGCGACCCCACAACTGGTGATACCGCCATTCGACAACATAATGAAAATATCACGTGGCAACCCGAGTGCACGCAGATCGGCATTGAGTTTATTGAGATACTGTTGCGCTAGTGGTTTGACGTACACGTTGGCCACGGTCGTCGAGGTACGTTCGTACTCGCGAATCTCCGGCATGACCTCACTCGACAGCGAGCAAAAGAGGTGCGGGTAGTGCTCAGTCACCAGACGTTTTATCAACTGCTCATGAATCGGGTTACGAAATGAGTGGAGGAGACAGACAGCAATGGCATCGACCCCATCGCGTACCAGCCCTCGGATCACCGCTAACGCCTTTTCTGGGTCGAGCGACACCATCACGTGGCCGGTATTATCCAGGCGCTCGTTGACCTCACACCGTAAGAAACGGGGCACTAACGGCTCGGGGTTCTCCAACGAGATATCGTAGATGTCATAGCGACGCTCACGGCCAATTTCTAACGCGTCACGAAATCCTTTGGTCGTGATCAGACCAGTCTTCGCCCCTTTCCGTTCGATGATGGCATTGGTAATAAGGGTGGTGCCATGTACTAAGTGGGTCACAGACGCAGGAGGGATATTACGTTCAGCCAGCAACGTGTGCAGACCGTTAACCACCGCAGCCGCTGGATCTTGTGGAGTTGTCAGCACTTTCCCAATAGCGACCTCGCTACCGTCATGAGACAAAAGAAAGATATCGGTAAAAGTACCACCGATGTCGACTCCAACCCGATATGTATGTCGCGTCATGAAGCGCACTATAGCTGAGAGGCGACTCAACTGTCAGCTATCGAACAATCGACTAAGAGACGTAGTATCCAGGGGCAAAAGTAGGGTACAATGGAACTACTCTGGTCAATGTGGGAGTAAGGAAAAAATCCATGCAACATCCTCGACGCGGTGCAGGTGGGAGGCGGCGACAGCAATATTCAAGACAGCAACAACGACCCTCGCAAAAGACCCAGGCCGCATCCGATCTCCTGCGCGAGTTTCAAACACACGTTGCGCTTGCTCCGACAAGGCGCATTCCACTCGCGAGTTCTGGTGCACCACTGACGCTTCGTGTGATTGACCTCCTCTGCCCCATCGGCTTTGGTCAGCGTGCACTTATTCTCGCCCCGCCGAAAACCGGCAAGACCACGTTCCTCAAAGATATTTGTAATGGTGTCTCTACCAGCGCACCGCACGCGAAACTGTATTGCCTGCTGGTTGATGAACGACCAGAAGAAGTCACCGATTTTCGCCGCTCGGTCAAAGCCGAAGTGTTCGCTTCTTCTAATGATCGCTCGCTCGAAGAACATCTAGAAACAGCCAGCGCTTGCCTCGAACGTGTCGTGGCTGATGCCCTCGCCGGACACGACGTCGTAGTGGTCATCGATTCGCTGACGCGGCTATCTCGCGCACACAATTTGAATACCCGGACTGGCCGGACCATGAGTGGTGGTATTGATGCGCAGGCATTAGAGATGCCGAAGCGTTTCTTTGGCACAGCGCGACAAATAGAAAACGGCGGCTCACTGACGATTGTGGCAACGGCGTTGATCGATACCGGCAGCGTGATGGATGATGTAATTGCACAAGAGTTCAAGGGCACGGGCAATTTGGAGATCGTGCTTGATCGTCGTCTGGCTGACCGCCGCATCTTTCCCGCGCTCGACATCCCTAAATCTGGCACCCGCCGCGAAGACCAATTACTCAACCCTGCAGAACTCAAAGCCTCACATGTAATGCGCCGCCGTATCGCTGACCTCACTCCTGTCGAAGGAACAAAACTGATTCTCTCACTCTTTGAGAAAGCCGTGTCGAATGAAGCGTTAGTGCGAGAATTGGCGACTGAGTAGCGAGAATGAAAGCGATTATTCTTGCCGCGGGTGTTGGCAAACGCTTTAAGGAGGTTACAGATCATCGTCCAAAGTGTTTGATCGACATTCAAGGCAAAACACTGCTCGAACGGACCCTCACGACACTCGGTGCAGCAGGCGTTTCACAGGCCATTGTCGTGATTGGTTATCGTGGCGAGATGATCAAGCAGCAGATTGGTGCGAGTTGCGGTGGAGTCTGTGTTACCTACGTCAACAATCCACAGTACGAGAAAGGGGCGATTCTCTCGTTGTTAAGTGCCGGTGAAGAGTTCAACGATGATATTCTCATCATGGATGCTGATGTGCTCTTTCCGGTTGCCATGATTGACCGGTTGATTCGCTCGCCACACGCGAATTGTTTCCTACTTGATGGCAGCGCTGAAAACACCGGCGAAGAACAGATGCTGCTGACGCGCGGCGGTCGCGTGGTAAATATCGTCCGTGGCGGATCGGGAGATTTCGACGTTGTTGGTGAGTCAGTCGGTTTTCTGAAAGTCTCTCGTAGTGATGCCTTACTCTTGCGATCAATTCTTGACGATCTCGTAGCCAAGGGTCGTGACACCATTGAACACGAAGAAGCGTATCCCATTTTTCTCTCCCAACGTTTCGTCGGTTTCGAGCGGGTTGATGACTTGCCGTGGACAGAAATCGATTTTCCTGAAGATCTACAGCGAGCAGAGCAAGAAGTGTTGCCACGCATTATGGCGTTGGACGGCACGATCAGGGGTGTACATCGGTCCAGCTGAGCAATTTGATGAGTTCGGGCCTGAGAATATCCCTTGTGGAGAAATGCCCTTCTTGTTACTTTGCGCTTCATGTCTCAAGTAGAAACTGCGCTCGAGCTTGACTTTAGCAATATCCCGACAGACCCTCTTGAACGAGCCGTGTGGTACGGAGTTGATTTGACTTTGCTTCAAGAAAATCTGCGGCGGACACCAACCGAGCGTTTGGAAAATCACCGGCGAGCGCTAGAAGCAGTTGAAGCACTGCGAAAGGCTAATCGTGAACGGCGGATTCGAGCAACTCCTGCAAATCCTTCACAGCGCCGGGAGTAAGTTCGTTCTTATCGGCGGACTGGCCGCAATCGCGCATGGAGCGGCAACCGTAACCGGCGATGTCGATATTTGCTACGCACGAGACCCTGACAATCTTGAACGCTTATCGCAAGCACTTGCGCCTTTTCATCCTCGCTTACGGGGGGCACCACCTGACCTTCCGTTTTGTCTTGATACCCCTACTCTTCGTGCTGGTCTCAATTTCACTCTGACAACGGACGTCGGAGATCTTGATCTTCTTGGAGAGGTTTTAGGATTGGGAGGATACGAGTCTGTCCAAGTCGTGTCAGAGGAGGTGGAATTGTATGGACTCTCTTGTCTCGTGCTGACCTTAGAAGGATTGATTCGTGCGAAGCGAGCGGCCGGTAGACCCAAGGATCTCAGAGCACTTTACGAATTGGAAGCGCTTTTCGCCTTGAAACCTAAAGACGACCAGTAAGCGGGACTCTTTCAGATCGCTGCAAACCTTGCCCTCTGCAAACCCCTCGCTTAACTCCTCCGTAAACCCAATGTATATCTTTCGTCACTTTCCTGTATCAACATAGAGATTACCTTTGAACGGTTGTATGCTTCCTTCATCGCTTGCTCGGCTCAATCGCCTTTCTCCACTCACACTCTCGGCGCTACTGTTTATTTTCTCCTTCGTAGCGTTTTCCTGGCGTATTGGCGAAGGGCCGATTTACCGTACCATGGAAGGCCGTGAGGCATTGGTGATGCAAGAAATTGCCAACACCGGCAATTGGATTTTACCACTCCGCAATGGCGAGACCATTCCTTCAAAACCACCGTTCTTTCATTGGTGCGGTGTGCTGATTGCGAGTCTCACTGGAAGTGTCTCGCCCTGGAGTGTGCGCCTTCCTAACGCTTTCTTCTCTGCACTCACCATTGCCCTCACGTGCTTGCTCGGCTGTCGTCTCGCAGGTCGGGAAGTCGGCGTGCTGGCGGCATTGCTGTTGTTCACAACTCCCGCGGTCGTGGAGATGGCTCGCGAAGGGTGGGTAGATCCCGCATTGTCGTTTTTTGTGCTCTCTGCGCTCACCAGCTTTACGTTCATGTATGAAAATGAAGAGTGGCACGATTGGAAAATCTGGGCATTCTATCTTTCTCTTGCCGGCGCGGTACTGAGCAAAGGACCGATCGGTTATATTCTGCCGCTCGTCGCCATTGTGTCGTATCTCGCGATTCAACGACAACTCCAACGACTGCGACTCCTCCTCTTTCTTCCTGGTATCCTCATCGCCATTAGCCTGCCATTGTGCTGGTATCTGTTGGCCTTCTCACAGCAAGGCTGGACGTTCGTTCACAAACAGATTTGGCAGGAGAATCTCGTTCGCTTCACTGCCGGTTCTGGCAAACGCATTCCGTCAGCGTCTTTCTTCTTCTTCCCCTTCATTGTCGAAGGTTTGCCATGGAGCTTGTTGTTCGGTCTCGGCCTCTGGCGACTATCTCAGCAGGCACCCGTACGAGAGCGCGGCGTGTTTCCCTTGGTGTGGCTGTTTTCCATTGTCATGTTCTTTGCCATCGCTGCCGGGAAACGCAGCATCTATCTCTTACCCGTGTATCCAGCCATGGCGTTGTTTGCCGCCGAATGGGGATGGTCGACAGTGCCAGTGGCATCTCAGCCGTGGCCGATATTGTTGCGCGTTCCACTCCGCCTCGTGGCCGGAATTATGTGCGGACTCGCAGCTATTGCCGCATGGGCTACTGCGTCGGGAAATATAACGATCGATACGCCGTGGATCGACACATTTGTTGGCGACGACAAATGGAGTAACGTTGCGCTCTACATTCGCTTCTTTGCCGAGCAACCAGTGTACGGGACCATCGTGTTCGCAGTATTGTGCGGCACTCTCACGTGGACAGTTGTTCTTGCCACTGCGGGTCGCTGGCAGAGCGCGCTGTGGAGTCTGCTTTGTTCGCTCCTGCTTTCGACTGCGGGGATCTATCCATTTACCCGTGCGTACTCAAAAGAATTCAAATCCTTTACGGGCTTTGCTGCCGCAATTGCAGAAGCAGTTCCTTCCACTCAGCCTTTACGTTTCTACACTCCCCTCCCCTACTCCTCCGAGTTCGATGAATTCTCGCAAGTGTATTTTTATCTCGGCCGCCATGTGCCGTTAGCTCCATGCGCCGAGCAACCAGACCTGAGTCGCTGTGAACCAGGATATTATCTCATGCGCTTTCCTCACTGGCAGAAAGTCCAAACTTCTGGCCCTGCGCAGTTGCTCCTTGATAGCAACATTTCTGCTGGTCCAGACGCTGAGGCACGTTTGGCACTGATCCACCGTCTTCCCGACTAGACAGCCTTCTGCGGCAAAGATAAATCGTTGACCATGATCGCGGAGGAGTATGGTATCGAAAGAAAGCGAACAGGGGATCGTTACCACCAGTAACAATGCTCAGAGTGAAGCTTATGCTGGGGTGCGCCATCCGCCACATCCGCCCGATGCATCACCAGTTGTCATTTGGCTGCGTCGCTACCGACGGTATCTGCCAATTCCGCTCGTGCTGTTAACTCTTCTGTGGTTGCAGCCGACGGTTCCCTTTGGAAGCCCTCTTCTAGACACAGTGAGTGATATCTTCGGTGTTGCCATCTGTGCTCTTGGACAATGGCTACGGATGTGGGCGTGGGGAAGTAACGCCTCGGTCGGAAAATGGGGAGTACGAGATCGCGGTCCGTATCAGCTCATGCGTCATCCACTCTATGCGGGAAACTTTCTCATCGTCGCAGGCCTTGTCATTGTCTTCCATAATCCTTGGGCATATCCACTGCTCCTGTTGCCGTTTGCGTATCTGTACCACAGCATCACCACCATGGAAGAACAACGCTTGCGCCGCCGATTCAGCAACGACTACCAGGAGTATCGAAAAGATGCGGTCCCGCGCTTTCTTCCCGCTCTGGGCAATCTGCAAGCGGCTTTTGCTACGACACGCCCTTTTGGTTGGGGACTTGCCTGGCGCAAAGAGTATGAATCGTGTTGCGGCTGGTTCGCTGGCGTTATGTTGTTACAGGTGTATGAGGGAGTGGTCGCACGTGGTTGGACAGCTAACTGGCAGTACTCAATACGCTGGTTCATCGCACTGGGAATCATCGGGCTTCTTGCACTCGTCTTACGTATTCGTAAACAGACAACACCACGATCATCCACTCACTAGGCAAACAAACACAACATCCTCTGTTTCCCATTGAAGATATAGCTCATGACTTCGCAGCGCTATTTGATCGTTAACGGCGATGACTTTGGCCTCTCTTCGCAAGTCAATGCGGGGATCATTCACACACACCAGCACGGCATTCTCACCAACACCAGCTTGATGGTCTCTGGCCCAGCGTGGCAAGATGCTGTTGCTCGTGCCAAAGAGACACCCAGTTTGAGTGTGGGGCTACATTTGACCCTGGTCCAAGGGCGCGCAACTCTGCCACCCCATTTCACCTCAGCACTCACCGATTTTGCCGGGAATTTTCTCGATAATCCTACTCACGCCGGGTTACGCTATTTTTTTCTCCCGCGAGTCCGTGAGCAGGTACGCGATGAATGTCGGGCACAGATTGAGAAGTTCCTCTCGACTGGGCTTCCGTTGGCTCATATTGATGGACATCTCAATATCCACATGCATCCCACGGTATTGGACATTTTGCTGCCATTGTTGCGGGAGTACAACATTCCAGCCATGCGCATGACAGATGAACCTGTGGCGTTGAGCCTCTCACTTGATTCCCGTTCTGGCGTACGCAAACGCTGGGAGTCGTTGATTTTCACTCGTCTCGCAGCGCGAGCAAGAAAAAAATTACTGATGGCGAGAGTTATTTTTCCCTCGACCTTGTTTGGCTTGCATCAAAGTGGAGAAATCACCGAGAGTTATTTGCTTCGCCTCATTCCCCAGCTGACGCCGGGAGTAACTGAACTCTATTGCCATCCAGCGTTTCTGCCCTGTCCCGAGGTTCAACGATGGACGCCCACCTATCGCCGTGAGGTTGAGCTTGACGCACTGACCAGACGATCAGTCCGGAATGCCCTCGAAGCGCGCAGCGTACAACTCATCAGTTATCGCGACTTACCAGGGATGCTGCTGACTTCAGCACGTCAGACGTGACCAGCGGAGGCGCGGCGAGCAGCAACGGCCGCCCGTAAGGCCAAACGTGCCTGAGTGGGAAGGGTAGTAAATTTACAGCCCAGGAGTACCCGGTATCCTTGCCGTTTCTCACTTCTGACAATTTCTACATTCACATGGCGAATTTCTATGGAGTCGAAGAAGAATTCAATAGTGAAGCGCGCACCCAGGAACGGGGGCAGGTGCAAGGAAAAGCGTTGATCTGTCACAATTTGTAATCCTGATGCACTCACGTTCGTCAGGATGACAGGAATCACTTCATCATTCATTCCAGCCACAGGGCGAATAAGCCGCGCAGGGAGAGAAACCTCAACTCGCTCTTCGCGCGTTCTGACGAGTTCATCATCTGCCTCGTCGTGCGCAAAACTCGCTGAAGAAAAAGACGGCGGTACTGTCACCATAATCCCTCTCAGATCCCGGCCAAAAATCCCGGTTCCTAGAGGGTATCGGCAGGAACGAACCTTCCCTTAATTGCTCCCATGTCTCTCGCCAACACGTACCATTTTTCCGTTCCGTTGCACCCGGAAAGTATCCTCTCCCCACTGCACGGTATTTCCCCACAAACTCGCTCCCCAGATGAAAAAAGAAAAGAGATCAGCAAACGGAACAAGCCACAACGCCTTCAGGGTAAGAAAAGAGCGCAAGACAATTCCACTCACGACACAGACAGAGAGCAAACGGAGAACGAAAGTCAGGTACACCAGCAACGACATCCACGCAGACGCACCAAACAACACCAAGCTCAGGATGCCCCAAACCGTACCAAACGTGACCACTGTTCCGAAGTACCCACTAGGACGACAGTTGCGCTGTGTCCGAGCCCAGCGGAGTTGGTGGTGCAATAGCTCTCGGATCGAGGCAACCCCAGGGTGCGTTTCGACCACGTGCGGAACAATCTGTATGTCATAGCCAGCTTTGCTAACGAGATGGCCAAGGTAATAATCATCAGCAAGATAATCAGCTATAGCTGGGAACCCACCAATTGCGTCAACACACTGTCGTTTGACAGCCATCGTCGCACCAAACGCGTAGGTCGCTTGCTCAACCAGGCGTGCCACGATCACTTGTGGTGAGAAAGCCGTATTGATGATAAGCGACTCGAATAACGCCGGGAATGGGGTTGCCGCTCCGCCTCGATACGGACAGGTCACGAGTCCAACTCGTGCATCAGTCAATGGTGGAATGATGGCACTGAGGTAGCTCGGTGCCACCGACACATCCCCATCACTGATGACAAAAATGTCGTATGTCGCTGCCGCGGCCAAGCGATGCAGTGTGTCGACCTTGGGGTTACTGCCGATCGTGTCTGGCTTTACAATCAGCACGATGTCGTGCGAGGGGAAGTCGCGTTGTAAGCGCTCAACTACTGCGACGGCGGGGTCGCGTGGGTCCCGTACCCCACACAGAAGCTGATAGGACGGATAATCGAGCCGACAGAAACTCGCGAGATTATCGTAGAGATCCTCTGATGCGCCCTTCAGTGGTTTAAAGAGAGAAGCTGGCGGGAGAGAAGTGGCCTCTGGTGGACCGGAGCGGAAAAATCGCCAGGCAGCGTAGATTGTAAAGAGGGAATAAGCACAAGCGATCAGGAGTAGAAGGACAAGAAGAAAGAAACCAACGGTGCTCATACAACGGAGGGAAAAAACGTAGGGGCACGGTGCGCCGTGCCCTAAGGACTAACGTGCCGGAATTTGTCACCCTGAACGCAGTGAAGGGTCTCGCAAAGAGATTCTTCGCTATGCTCAGAATGACACTGCCGGGAGTTTCTGTTGTCTATGGCCCACTGCTTCGACTTCTGATTTCGCACGACTTAAGCCGCCGACGACGAAGCAACCTGCGGCTTTGCGGCAATAACCTCGCGACGTTTGCGCATCGTGCGGAAGAAGTCTTTGCCTTCTTGCCACATGCGCTTGCGCTCGTCGGCATGGAGAGCCATTTTCTTGAGCGATTTGAAAATATAGCGAGGACGTAAGTAATACGACTTATAGAACTTCTCGACCGCTTGATAAATCTCGTCCCCTGACAAACCTGGATAATTGATGACACAACGTTGATAGCCAGTCTCATCAACCATATCCTCGGGTTTGATATAGCCGTGCTCGATCGCGTAATCGTAAAAGGCGGTGCCTGGATACGGAGACGCCAACGAGACCTGAATGGTTTCAGGGTTCATCTCTTTGGCAAAACGCATCGTCTCTTGAATCGTTTCGCGCGTCTCACCAGGCAAGCCGAGAATAAAGGTGCCGTGAATCAAAATACCTAACTTGTGGCAATCTTGCGTGAAGCGACGGGCAGTCTCAAGCGCAACGCCTTTCTTGATATTCTTGAGAATATCGGCGTTACCAGACTCGTAGCCGATCACGAATAGACGCAACCCACCATCTTTCATGATCTTGAGCGTCTCGTAATCGACATTGGCGCGTGAATTGGTAGACCAACATAAACCCAGCGGCTTCAATTTCTGGGCAATTTCTTGTGCCCGCTTGCGATCAGCAGTGAAGGTATCATCATCAAAGAAGATTTCTTTCATGCCCGGAAAGAGGCGCTTCATTTCTTTGACTTCTTCGATCACGTTGTCCACCGACCGGGTACGATAAGAATGACCGGTGGTCACTTGCGGCCACAAACAGAAAGTGCAGCGAGCCGGGCAGCCGCGACCGGTATAGAGAGAAACATAAGGATACTGACAATACGGGCTGTTGTATTTACGAAAGTCGAGGTCACGATCGTAGATTTGGGTCACGAAGGGAAGTTTGTCTAAGTCTTCACTCAGTAACGGGGCACGATCGAGGTTGTGGTGGATCTTGCCATCCTTTTGGTAGCTGATGCCCTGAATTTTCGCCCAATCCCATCCTTCGGCGACTTCCTTCATTGAAAAGTCAAACTCTTTGCGCGCCGCGATGTCGACTGCTGGCGAAGCTTTCAACGTTTGCTCAGGCATGGCCGTAGCGTGACCACCGACAAAGGCGATGACACAGTTTGAGTTTTCCGCCTTGATCATTTCCGCTGTGCGGACATCCATCTTAAACGATGG belongs to Deltaproteobacteria bacterium and includes:
- a CDS encoding hydantoinase/oxoprolinase family protein gives rise to the protein MTRHTYRVGVDIGGTFTDIFLLSHDGSEVAIGKVLTTPQDPAAAVVNGLHTLLAERNIPPASVTHLVHGTTLITNAIIERKGAKTGLITTKGFRDALEIGRERRYDIYDISLENPEPLVPRFLRCEVNERLDNTGHVMVSLDPEKALAVIRGLVRDGVDAIAVCLLHSFRNPIHEQLIKRLVTEHYPHLFCSLSSEVMPEIREYERTSTTVANVYVKPLAQQYLNKLNADLRALGLPRDIFIMLSNGGITSCGVAGEYPIRLIESGPAAGALAAVFYSTHRQLQRVISFDMGGTTAKICLIDHGKPLLTTDFEAARVYRFKKGSGLPLKVPVIEMIEIGAGGGSIARVDSLGLLKVGPDSAGSEPGPACYGRGGEEPTVTDADLVLGYLSPDYFLGGKMRLDIDKARRAIEEKIAKPLKVDLLRAAWGIHQVVNENMANAARIHLVEKGRDPRDYNLIAFGGAGPVHAYRVAERLKLKTLVCPLAAGVTSAFGMLTAPLAFDFVQSYVTSLSEIDFTVLERLYADMEARGRELLTAAGVEGEVTLTRSADMRYLHQGFEIRVSLPVGRLTTDDLPALRRAFAEEYERLYKRLNPGVEVEVVNWRLVASGPQPHILLPTPPANGRGLTAALKGERPVYLPERGEYAPCRAYDRYLLPVGESFTGPAVVEERECTVVIGPAAIAAIDEEQNLVITLNAN
- a CDS encoding transcription termination factor Rho, whose amino-acid sequence is MQHPRRGAGGRRRQQYSRQQQRPSQKTQAASDLLREFQTHVALAPTRRIPLASSGAPLTLRVIDLLCPIGFGQRALILAPPKTGKTTFLKDICNGVSTSAPHAKLYCLLVDERPEEVTDFRRSVKAEVFASSNDRSLEEHLETASACLERVVADALAGHDVVVVIDSLTRLSRAHNLNTRTGRTMSGGIDAQALEMPKRFFGTARQIENGGSLTIVATALIDTGSVMDDVIAQEFKGTGNLEIVLDRRLADRRIFPALDIPKSGTRREDQLLNPAELKASHVMRRRIADLTPVEGTKLILSLFEKAVSNEALVRELATE
- a CDS encoding phosphocholine cytidylyltransferase family protein translates to MKAIILAAGVGKRFKEVTDHRPKCLIDIQGKTLLERTLTTLGAAGVSQAIVVIGYRGEMIKQQIGASCGGVCVTYVNNPQYEKGAILSLLSAGEEFNDDILIMDADVLFPVAMIDRLIRSPHANCFLLDGSAENTGEEQMLLTRGGRVVNIVRGGSGDFDVVGESVGFLKVSRSDALLLRSILDDLVAKGRDTIEHEEAYPIFLSQRFVGFERVDDLPWTEIDFPEDLQRAEQEVLPRIMALDGTIRGVHRSS
- a CDS encoding nucleotidyltransferase; its protein translation is MNGGFEQLLQILHSAGSKFVLIGGLAAIAHGAATVTGDVDICYARDPDNLERLSQALAPFHPRLRGAPPDLPFCLDTPTLRAGLNFTLTTDVGDLDLLGEVLGLGGYESVQVVSEEVELYGLSCLVLTLEGLIRAKRAAGRPKDLRALYELEALFALKPKDDQ
- a CDS encoding glycosyltransferase family 39 protein, which translates into the protein MLPSSLARLNRLSPLTLSALLFIFSFVAFSWRIGEGPIYRTMEGREALVMQEIANTGNWILPLRNGETIPSKPPFFHWCGVLIASLTGSVSPWSVRLPNAFFSALTIALTCLLGCRLAGREVGVLAALLLFTTPAVVEMAREGWVDPALSFFVLSALTSFTFMYENEEWHDWKIWAFYLSLAGAVLSKGPIGYILPLVAIVSYLAIQRQLQRLRLLLFLPGILIAISLPLCWYLLAFSQQGWTFVHKQIWQENLVRFTAGSGKRIPSASFFFFPFIVEGLPWSLLFGLGLWRLSQQAPVRERGVFPLVWLFSIVMFFAIAAGKRSIYLLPVYPAMALFAAEWGWSTVPVASQPWPILLRVPLRLVAGIMCGLAAIAAWATASGNITIDTPWIDTFVGDDKWSNVALYIRFFAEQPVYGTIVFAVLCGTLTWTVVLATAGRWQSALWSLLCSLLLSTAGIYPFTRAYSKEFKSFTGFAAAIAEAVPSTQPLRFYTPLPYSSEFDEFSQVYFYLGRHVPLAPCAEQPDLSRCEPGYYLMRFPHWQKVQTSGPAQLLLDSNISAGPDAEARLALIHRLPD
- a CDS encoding isoprenylcysteine carboxylmethyltransferase family protein, which encodes MVSKESEQGIVTTSNNAQSEAYAGVRHPPHPPDASPVVIWLRRYRRYLPIPLVLLTLLWLQPTVPFGSPLLDTVSDIFGVAICALGQWLRMWAWGSNASVGKWGVRDRGPYQLMRHPLYAGNFLIVAGLVIVFHNPWAYPLLLLPFAYLYHSITTMEEQRLRRRFSNDYQEYRKDAVPRFLPALGNLQAAFATTRPFGWGLAWRKEYESCCGWFAGVMLLQVYEGVVARGWTANWQYSIRWFIALGIIGLLALVLRIRKQTTPRSSTH
- a CDS encoding ChbG/HpnK family deacetylase — its product is MTSQRYLIVNGDDFGLSSQVNAGIIHTHQHGILTNTSLMVSGPAWQDAVARAKETPSLSVGLHLTLVQGRATLPPHFTSALTDFAGNFLDNPTHAGLRYFFLPRVREQVRDECRAQIEKFLSTGLPLAHIDGHLNIHMHPTVLDILLPLLREYNIPAMRMTDEPVALSLSLDSRSGVRKRWESLIFTRLAARARKKLLMARVIFPSTLFGLHQSGEITESYLLRLIPQLTPGVTELYCHPAFLPCPEVQRWTPTYRREVELDALTRRSVRNALEARSVQLISYRDLPGMLLTSARQT
- a CDS encoding PilZ domain-containing protein; its protein translation is MVTVPPSFSSASFAHDEADDELVRTREERVEVSLPARLIRPVAGMNDEVIPVILTNVSASGLQIVTDQRFSLHLPPFLGARFTIEFFFDSIEIRHVNVEIVRSEKRQGYRVLLGCKFTTLPTQARLALRAAVAARRASAGHV
- a CDS encoding glycosyltransferase — its product is MSTVGFFLLVLLLLIACAYSLFTIYAAWRFFRSGPPEATSLPPASLFKPLKGASEDLYDNLASFCRLDYPSYQLLCGVRDPRDPAVAVVERLQRDFPSHDIVLIVKPDTIGSNPKVDTLHRLAAAATYDIFVISDGDVSVAPSYLSAIIPPLTDARVGLVTCPYRGGAATPFPALFESLIINTAFSPQVIVARLVEQATYAFGATMAVKRQCVDAIGGFPAIADYLADDYYLGHLVSKAGYDIQIVPHVVETHPGVASIRELLHHQLRWARTQRNCRPSGYFGTVVTFGTVWGILSLVLFGASAWMSLLVYLTFVLRLLSVCVVSGIVLRSFLTLKALWLVPFADLFSFFIWGASLWGNTVQWGEDTFRVQRNGKMVRVGERHGSN
- the hpnJ gene encoding hopanoid biosynthesis associated radical SAM protein HpnJ, with the translated sequence MRTLFLNPPAYENFDGGAGSRYQATREVWSFWYPTWLCYPAGMIKDSRVLDAPPEKLNQVQTVAIAKEYDFVVLHTSTPSFKMDVRTAEMIKAENSNCVIAFVGGHATAMPEQTLKASPAVDIAARKEFDFSMKEVAEGWDWAKIQGISYQKDGKIHHNLDRAPLLSEDLDKLPFVTQIYDRDLDFRKYNSPYCQYPYVSLYTGRGCPARCTFCLWPQVTTGHSYRTRSVDNVIEEVKEMKRLFPGMKEIFFDDDTFTADRKRAQEIAQKLKPLGLCWSTNSRANVDYETLKIMKDGGLRLFVIGYESGNADILKNIKKGVALETARRFTQDCHKLGILIHGTFILGLPGETRETIQETMRFAKEMNPETIQVSLASPYPGTAFYDYAIEHGYIKPEDMVDETGYQRCVINYPGLSGDEIYQAVEKFYKSYYLRPRYIFKSLKKMALHADERKRMWQEGKDFFRTMRKRREVIAAKPQVASSSAA